Proteins found in one Methylobacter sp. S3L5C genomic segment:
- a CDS encoding cytochrome C produces the protein MCQLADGHNFNVKNKAYYADFFKTDVRCRLFFASPLALASIILVASPGVEATPSFSRQTGQNCSTCHTQAFGPNLTPFGRDFKLGGYTMSGGSGIAAKLPALSGMVTGSFTNTQKDQPSGTLAPGYNQNNNFTFDQASLFYAGRVYGKVGAFSQLTYDGYSDRLALDNTDIRFADQLDLDSLIGLDIPMTYGVSLNNNPTVQDLWNTTPVWGFPYTSSGVQPGSVAAPLIDGALGSQVGGATAYTMINNLLYLEAGAYGSFSSNSQRAFGVAGPDRVSLSSPAPYWRAALQQNWKGHYFSVGHYGMSADVVPGRDQTNGADHYTDVAVDANYQYMANPKHIFEAKTSYIYEDQRLSAGRQAVGDPSTGNTFLTSYKLNLAYTFNQTYGITFAYNKTNGSRGPIIDPAAPADAIKPNSQFYTAELVYVPFGKSSSYLYLMNLRTSLQYIGYSQYNGTNTDAQNNNTFMVNGWLAF, from the coding sequence ATGTGTCAATTAGCAGATGGGCATAATTTCAACGTTAAAAATAAGGCGTACTATGCAGATTTTTTTAAAACGGACGTACGATGCAGGCTTTTTTTTGCATCGCCTTTAGCTCTTGCATCAATTATTTTAGTAGCCAGTCCGGGTGTGGAAGCTACGCCAAGTTTTTCCCGGCAAACAGGGCAAAACTGTAGTACCTGCCATACGCAAGCTTTCGGGCCTAACTTGACGCCTTTCGGTCGCGATTTCAAATTGGGTGGCTATACCATGAGTGGCGGTTCCGGCATTGCTGCCAAATTACCAGCACTGAGCGGCATGGTAACGGGATCATTTACCAATACTCAAAAAGATCAACCCAGCGGCACTCTCGCTCCTGGTTATAATCAAAACAATAATTTCACTTTTGACCAAGCGTCTTTGTTTTATGCGGGTCGTGTCTATGGCAAAGTGGGCGCCTTCAGTCAGTTAACGTATGACGGTTATAGTGATCGGCTTGCCTTGGATAATACCGATATCCGTTTTGCCGACCAATTAGATTTGGATTCCTTAATAGGTTTGGATATTCCAATGACTTATGGGGTGTCTTTAAATAATAATCCAACCGTTCAGGACTTATGGAATACAACGCCAGTCTGGGGCTTTCCTTATACCAGTAGCGGCGTGCAACCGGGTAGTGTAGCTGCACCCTTGATTGACGGTGCATTGGGATCTCAAGTAGGCGGAGCTACCGCCTATACCATGATTAATAACCTGCTTTATCTGGAAGCGGGCGCTTATGGTTCATTTTCCAGCAATTCCCAGAGAGCCTTTGGTGTTGCCGGGCCTGACCGGGTTAGTCTGAGTAGTCCTGCGCCTTATTGGCGTGCCGCATTGCAACAGAACTGGAAAGGGCACTATTTCTCGGTAGGCCATTACGGTATGAGTGCCGATGTTGTTCCCGGACGTGACCAGACCAATGGTGCCGATCATTATACGGATGTTGCTGTCGATGCGAATTATCAATATATGGCGAATCCAAAACATATTTTTGAAGCCAAAACATCATATATCTATGAAGATCAGCGACTGTCTGCAGGACGACAGGCAGTCGGTGATCCTTCTACCGGTAACACCTTTTTGACGTCGTATAAACTGAATCTGGCTTATACCTTCAACCAGACTTACGGTATTACTTTCGCTTATAACAAAACTAACGGATCACGCGGCCCCATTATTGACCCTGCTGCTCCCGCTGATGCAATCAAACCCAATAGTCAATTTTATACCGCAGAATTGGTTTATGTCCCGTTTGGTAAATCCAGTTCGTATTTATATCTGATGAATTTGCGTACCAGCCTGCAGTATATAGGTTACTCTCAATATAACGGCACCAATACTGATGCCCAGAATAATAATACTTTCATGGTCAATGGTTGGTTGGCGTTCTAA
- a CDS encoding transposase: MSRLRDTLSQTWLNIQSSLFPWLSEELGPLTEKQQELVTTLEVVRIEEFIYSSAGFPGRPPQDRSAIARAFVAKTIYNLPTTRALLDRLEADSALRRICGWERKNDVPDEWTFSRAFAEFSKYRLPERVHEAFIKKSYAGEIVGHNSRDSTAIEAREKPLKKEPIQKIAAKRGRPKKGEERIKPLTRIERQASGMDMADMLNDLPTACDVGTKKNSKGYKVSWIGYKLHIDVADGGIPISAVLTSASTHDSQVAIPLAIISNERVTNLYDVMDSAYDVPQIHDMSRQLGHIPLIDVHPRRDKALKEELTAENKRCRLVGHRMAEAIRYNERSTVERVNGRLKDEFGGRVVRVRGHAKVMCHLMFGLLALTANQMVILVT; encoded by the coding sequence ATGAGTAGGTTACGAGATACATTATCACAGACATGGCTTAATATACAAAGCTCATTATTTCCTTGGTTATCAGAAGAACTGGGGCCACTGACCGAGAAACAACAGGAATTGGTGACCACCTTAGAAGTGGTACGCATCGAAGAATTCATCTATTCCAGTGCTGGATTTCCAGGACGTCCGCCTCAAGACCGCTCGGCCATAGCCAGGGCATTTGTGGCAAAAACGATTTATAACCTGCCGACGACACGCGCTTTACTGGATCGATTAGAGGCTGATAGCGCCTTAAGAAGGATTTGCGGTTGGGAGCGCAAAAACGATGTCCCTGATGAGTGGACATTCTCAAGGGCATTTGCCGAGTTCTCGAAATATCGTTTACCTGAGCGGGTTCATGAAGCGTTTATTAAAAAAAGCTATGCAGGCGAAATCGTGGGGCATAATTCTCGCGATTCAACCGCGATAGAGGCACGGGAAAAGCCGCTCAAAAAGGAACCTATCCAGAAAATAGCAGCAAAACGTGGACGTCCTAAAAAAGGCGAAGAACGCATTAAACCATTGACCCGTATTGAGCGGCAAGCCAGTGGTATGGATATGGCGGACATGCTTAACGATTTGCCGACAGCTTGCGACGTAGGCACCAAGAAAAACAGTAAGGGTTATAAAGTCAGCTGGATCGGCTATAAGTTACACATCGATGTGGCGGATGGCGGTATTCCTATCAGCGCGGTATTGACCTCCGCCTCTACTCACGACAGCCAGGTTGCTATTCCATTAGCAATAATAAGTAATGAGCGCGTTACTAATCTTTATGATGTCATGGATTCTGCTTATGATGTGCCGCAGATTCACGACATGAGCCGACAGTTGGGGCACATTCCGCTGATTGATGTGCATCCTCGTCGGGATAAAGCCTTAAAAGAAGAACTGACGGCTGAAAATAAACGTTGTCGATTGGTCGGACATAGAATGGCCGAAGCAATACGCTATAACGAGCGTAGTACTGTTGAGCGTGTTAATGGTCGACTGAAAGATGAGTTTGGTGGACGGGTTGTGCGAGTCCGCGGTCATGCAAAGGTGATGTGTCATTTGATGTTTGGCCTTCTTGCCTTAACAGCCAATCAGATGGTGATTTTAGTGACCTAG
- a CDS encoding c-type cytochrome produces MKYNSKTKTVVMTSILLCLLGFFIQSHAVRLSGSCPTSHTMDMSGMATNNNAIKSVGKLAEAQCSNCHGIDGNGVNASDDVPNLAGQEFMYLCAWLSECRKRGNKCEGHEDIAAHLSDHDIVGLAMFYTHSPSKW; encoded by the coding sequence ATGAAATATAATTCAAAAACGAAGACTGTTGTAATGACTTCCATCCTGTTATGCCTGTTGGGTTTTTTCATCCAGTCTCATGCCGTGCGTCTATCCGGTTCATGCCCTACAAGCCACACTATGGATATGAGCGGGATGGCTACGAATAATAATGCAATTAAATCCGTTGGCAAGCTTGCAGAAGCGCAATGTAGTAATTGCCACGGGATAGACGGTAATGGCGTCAATGCCTCTGATGATGTACCTAATTTAGCGGGGCAAGAATTTATGTATTTGTGTGCCTGGCTAAGTGAATGTCGTAAACGAGGCAATAAATGTGAAGGTCATGAAGATATTGCTGCTCATCTTAGCGATCATGACATTGTTGGTTTAGCCATGTTTTATACCCACTCCCCCTCTAAATGGTAG
- a CDS encoding c-type cytochrome — translation METIKILRLLMACGLIAFTFYLSGCSIFEKENAADTMAATEQTAYYTCDGCHGPNNIRVESMSPKIIGQKKVYLAAKLRDFRDMKRINPYMNGVVAKLTDQDIDNLAAYYSNYGRN, via the coding sequence ATGGAAACTATTAAAATATTGCGGCTATTGATGGCCTGTGGCCTTATAGCGTTCACTTTCTATCTGTCTGGATGCTCAATCTTTGAAAAAGAAAATGCCGCCGATACCATGGCTGCGACAGAACAAACGGCTTACTATACTTGCGATGGATGCCATGGACCCAATAATATCCGTGTTGAGTCTATGTCACCAAAAATTATAGGACAGAAGAAAGTTTATCTTGCTGCCAAATTACGTGATTTCCGGGATATGAAACGGATTAATCCCTATATGAATGGTGTTGTGGCAAAACTTACCGATCAGGATATCGATAATTTGGCCGCTTATTATTCAAATTATGGGCGCAATTGA
- a CDS encoding DUF1924 domain-containing protein, which translates to MKYIGIALLASLVITFSARAEQPQDFLSIFAAQAKLDKAGFAGFDVSRGQQFFKSQHGADWSCSSCHTDNPTSMGQHIVTKKDIKPMAPLVNSERFTNPEKVEKWFKRNCKDVLKRECTAQEKGDVLVYLLSLGR; encoded by the coding sequence ATGAAATATATAGGCATCGCTCTCCTGGCCAGTTTGGTCATTACTTTTTCTGCCAGGGCAGAGCAACCGCAGGATTTTCTCAGTATCTTTGCTGCACAGGCAAAGCTGGATAAGGCTGGTTTTGCCGGCTTTGATGTCAGTCGTGGTCAGCAATTCTTTAAGTCACAACACGGTGCTGACTGGAGTTGTTCTAGTTGCCACACCGATAATCCCACTTCGATGGGTCAACATATTGTGACTAAAAAAGACATAAAGCCAATGGCGCCATTAGTTAATTCTGAACGCTTTACCAATCCCGAAAAAGTTGAAAAATGGTTTAAACGCAATTGCAAGGATGTGCTGAAGCGTGAATGCACCGCTCAAGAGAAAGGTGATGTATTAGTCTACTTACTGTCATTGGGTCGCTAA
- a CDS encoding cytochrome b/b6 domain-containing protein, with product MSQRILVWDLPTRIFHWMLVLSFTGAFLTGESERWRDFHVLFGYTVLGLVTFRLIWGVIGSRYSRFSEFVRNPVYVIRYLVQLVRRHERHSVGHNPLGAFAILLLLLLGIASGISGWAVYEEIDSDWLEAFHNLTSTAMLVVVFIHITGVLFSSYFHGENLIIAMITGKKRGRTDQGISTSHPLITMLLLTALIGFWIFAWPGVKR from the coding sequence GTGAGTCAACGCATACTCGTATGGGATCTGCCGACCCGTATTTTTCACTGGATGCTGGTGCTGAGCTTTACCGGGGCCTTTTTAACTGGTGAAAGCGAGCGTTGGCGTGACTTCCATGTGCTGTTTGGCTATACCGTGCTGGGTCTGGTCACGTTTCGTCTGATCTGGGGCGTTATTGGTTCGCGCTATTCACGTTTCTCGGAATTTGTGCGCAATCCGGTTTATGTCATTCGTTATCTTGTCCAATTAGTTAGAAGGCATGAACGGCATTCTGTCGGTCATAATCCACTGGGCGCATTTGCCATTCTGTTACTATTGCTGCTTGGCATTGCCAGTGGCATATCCGGTTGGGCAGTTTACGAAGAAATTGATAGTGATTGGTTGGAAGCGTTTCACAACTTAACATCTACTGCAATGTTGGTAGTGGTCTTTATACATATTACCGGTGTATTGTTTAGCAGTTACTTTCATGGTGAAAATCTTATCATTGCGATGATTACAGGTAAAAAGCGAGGAAGAACCGATCAGGGTATCTCTACTAGTCACCCTCTGATAACCATGCTCTTGTTAACAGCACTTATCGGCTTTTGGATTTTTGCCTGGCCCGGAGTCAAGAGATGA
- the mgtA gene encoding magnesium-translocating P-type ATPase has translation MNNTEKSNTPDNGSTFWNCSAQQQLNRLTTTPEGLSNEEAGRRIKRYGANRLNNNNQNGNIRLFFAQFKNSIILILLFATGLSFFLNDRLDACIILTIVLISGCLGFWQEKGAANAVKNLLAMVQITVSVLRDGIATEIPSENLIPGDIILLKAGDVIPGDCLILESDNLFIDEAILTGESYPAEKLPGVLPAETPLSQRTNALWMGTHVQSGKATAVVITTGQATEFGKLSLRIKLKAPETEFERGVRRFGYLLMEITLILVILIFAVNVYLAKPVIDSFLFALALAVGLTPQLLPAIISVNLAHGARRMAEQKVIVKQLAAIENFGSMNVLCSDKTGTLTEGVVNLQSAVDLSGNTSDKIARYAYLNAVYETGFCNPIDEAIRQYRQFDLKGCEKLAKIPYDFYRKRLSLLLKDQGNTILVTKGALTNVLAICSEAEMSDGSSVAIDQARAQIEQRYDAFSRQGFRTLGLACKTLANQNDLDKTDESDMCFLGFLVFFDPPKADCTETIKQLRELGLTLKIITGDNRLVAATVAKQLGVAEHEILTGSEIREMSDLALINQVAGVNLFAEIEPNQKERIILALKKAGFVVGYMGDGINDVSALHAADVGISVDSAADVAKETAQIVLLEKDLGVLVQGVKEGRMTFANTLKYVFMATSSNFGNMFSMAGASLFLPFLPLLPKQILLTNLLTDFPEMTIASDNVDAQMVAQPRRWDIKFIRKFMITFGIVSSLFDFMTFGLLLTLDVSAEQFRTAWFLESVVSAAMIVFVVRSSSPFFKTRPGKYLVAATLTVVIITLILPYTPIAHLVGFVPLPLSLIVMLTVIVVLYLATAEIAKYIFYRLVKM, from the coding sequence ATGAACAACACAGAAAAATCGAATACTCCAGATAATGGTAGCACTTTCTGGAATTGTTCCGCACAGCAGCAACTCAATCGGTTAACGACAACACCTGAAGGACTCAGCAATGAAGAAGCCGGGCGACGAATAAAACGCTATGGTGCCAATCGATTAAATAACAACAACCAAAATGGCAATATACGGCTGTTTTTTGCCCAGTTTAAAAACTCCATTATCCTCATTCTGCTCTTTGCTACCGGCTTATCATTCTTTTTAAATGACCGGCTGGACGCATGCATAATTTTAACCATTGTTTTAATCAGCGGTTGTTTGGGTTTCTGGCAAGAAAAAGGCGCAGCCAATGCCGTAAAGAACTTACTCGCCATGGTGCAAATTACCGTTAGCGTGCTGCGCGATGGCATTGCAACGGAGATTCCCAGCGAAAACCTGATTCCTGGCGATATCATCTTGCTCAAAGCCGGGGACGTTATTCCGGGAGATTGTTTAATTCTGGAGTCCGACAATCTTTTTATCGATGAAGCCATTTTAACCGGAGAAAGTTATCCGGCAGAAAAACTGCCGGGAGTATTGCCTGCAGAGACACCATTAAGTCAGCGTACTAACGCCTTATGGATGGGGACACACGTACAAAGCGGCAAAGCTACCGCCGTGGTGATTACCACAGGTCAAGCGACAGAATTCGGCAAACTGTCACTCCGTATCAAACTCAAAGCGCCTGAAACAGAATTTGAACGTGGTGTCAGACGTTTCGGCTATCTACTGATGGAAATCACTTTAATTTTGGTCATACTCATTTTTGCCGTGAATGTTTATCTTGCCAAACCGGTTATTGATTCGTTCTTGTTTGCCTTGGCACTGGCCGTTGGTTTAACACCGCAATTATTGCCGGCAATAATCAGTGTCAATCTGGCTCACGGTGCCAGACGCATGGCAGAACAGAAAGTTATCGTCAAACAACTGGCCGCCATTGAAAACTTTGGTAGCATGAACGTACTTTGTTCAGATAAAACCGGCACACTAACCGAAGGCGTTGTTAACCTGCAAAGTGCCGTGGATTTATCAGGTAACACCAGCGATAAAATAGCGCGATATGCCTATCTCAATGCGGTTTACGAAACCGGCTTTTGCAATCCCATTGATGAAGCGATCAGACAGTATCGGCAATTTGATTTAAAAGGTTGTGAGAAGCTCGCGAAAATTCCTTATGATTTTTATCGTAAACGCTTGAGCCTGTTGTTGAAAGATCAAGGTAACACTATTCTGGTGACTAAAGGTGCATTGACTAATGTTCTTGCCATTTGCTCTGAGGCAGAAATGAGTGATGGCTCTTCGGTTGCTATTGACCAAGCGCGTGCTCAAATTGAACAGCGTTATGATGCCTTTAGCAGGCAGGGGTTTCGTACATTGGGACTGGCCTGTAAGACATTGGCAAACCAAAACGATCTGGATAAAACCGATGAAAGCGATATGTGTTTTTTGGGTTTTCTGGTATTTTTCGATCCACCCAAAGCAGACTGCACTGAAACGATCAAGCAATTACGAGAACTGGGGTTAACGCTCAAGATTATTACCGGCGATAATCGACTGGTGGCAGCGACAGTCGCCAAGCAACTGGGAGTTGCCGAGCACGAAATTCTTACCGGTTCCGAAATTCGCGAAATGAGTGATCTGGCGCTAATTAATCAGGTGGCGGGAGTCAATTTATTTGCCGAAATCGAACCGAACCAAAAAGAACGTATTATCCTCGCGTTGAAAAAAGCCGGTTTTGTCGTGGGTTATATGGGTGATGGTATTAATGATGTCTCTGCCTTACACGCCGCCGATGTTGGCATATCTGTCGATAGCGCGGCGGATGTCGCCAAGGAAACGGCGCAAATTGTCCTGCTTGAAAAAGATCTGGGGGTACTGGTACAAGGTGTAAAAGAGGGGCGGATGACTTTTGCCAATACCTTAAAGTATGTCTTTATGGCCACCAGTTCAAATTTTGGTAATATGTTCAGTATGGCAGGTGCCTCGTTGTTTCTGCCCTTTTTACCGTTGTTACCCAAGCAAATACTGTTGACCAATTTGCTGACTGATTTTCCGGAAATGACCATAGCCTCTGATAATGTTGATGCACAAATGGTCGCGCAGCCCCGACGCTGGGATATTAAATTTATTCGTAAATTCATGATCACTTTTGGCATCGTCAGTTCCTTATTCGATTTTATGACTTTTGGATTATTGCTAACGCTAGACGTCTCGGCTGAACAATTTCGTACGGCCTGGTTTTTGGAATCGGTGGTTTCGGCGGCGATGATTGTGTTTGTAGTACGTAGCAGCAGCCCTTTTTTTAAAACCCGACCCGGTAAATATCTGGTAGCGGCAACCTTAACCGTTGTCATCATCACGCTGATCTTGCCCTATACACCGATCGCACATTTAGTCGGCTTTGTGCCGCTACCGTTGTCTTTAATCGTTATGCTGACTGTGATTGTGGTGCTTTACCTTGCAACGGCTGAAATAGCCAAATATATCTTTTACCGGTTGGTAAAAATGTAA
- a CDS encoding hemolysin family protein, which produces MTIIVLVFLIVLSGVFVMSEMAIVSARKARLQQWREDGRTGAGCALALANKPANFLSTVQFVITVISILSGAIGEHTLSEQVAGSLAQIAWLEPYADRLAFWIPVTGIAVFSLIIGELVPKRLALLNPEGIASTMAQPMELISVIAFPLVRLMNFATNLVLWMLRVRTPGYPPITKEEINVLMEQGAEAGVFEKHEQALVSRIFRLDDQAIRSVMTPRGDIVYVDLNDSFETNRKKLLRSGHSRLLICYGGLGNVAGILRAKSVLDAFLESKPFDFASDAIKPLYVPETLTMIELLEAF; this is translated from the coding sequence ATGACTATTATTGTTCTTGTCTTTCTGATCGTTCTCAGCGGTGTCTTCGTTATGTCGGAAATGGCGATTGTGTCGGCACGCAAGGCGCGCTTGCAACAGTGGCGCGAAGACGGCCGAACCGGTGCCGGTTGTGCGCTCGCACTCGCCAATAAGCCCGCGAATTTTCTTTCGACAGTACAGTTTGTTATCACGGTTATCTCGATTCTTAGTGGTGCAATAGGCGAACACACCTTGTCCGAACAAGTTGCCGGAAGTCTCGCTCAGATCGCATGGCTAGAGCCTTATGCCGACCGACTGGCATTCTGGATCCCGGTGACAGGAATAGCGGTTTTCTCGCTAATTATTGGCGAACTCGTCCCCAAGCGCTTGGCCCTTTTAAATCCGGAAGGCATCGCCAGCACCATGGCTCAGCCGATGGAGCTTATCTCAGTAATCGCATTTCCTCTGGTGCGGTTAATGAACTTCGCTACTAATCTGGTGCTTTGGATGCTCAGGGTAAGGACACCGGGATATCCTCCCATCACCAAAGAAGAAATCAACGTGCTCATGGAGCAGGGCGCGGAAGCGGGGGTGTTCGAAAAGCACGAGCAGGCACTGGTGTCGCGTATTTTTCGGCTGGACGATCAAGCGATCAGGAGCGTGATGACACCTCGGGGCGATATCGTGTATGTTGATCTGAATGACTCCTTTGAGACCAACCGTAAAAAGTTGTTGCGCAGTGGTCACTCGCGGCTTCTCATCTGCTACGGTGGGCTCGGTAATGTGGCCGGTATACTTCGGGCCAAATCCGTGCTGGATGCTTTCCTTGAAAGCAAGCCATTTGATTTTGCAAGCGATGCTATTAAGCCGCTTTATGTGCCGGAAACCTTGACGATGATCGAATTGCTCGAAGCCTTCTAA
- a CDS encoding transporter associated domain-containing protein translates to MVIDEYGEHQGLVTLNNVMEILVGDVAIVEDEAQPEIVQREDGSWLVSGNISIERFKVALKLDYHLPGEDIQAYRTLGGFAMICLGRVPHVEDQFVSTGLRFEVVDMDQNRVDKLIVSRISVEPIPLDEVKLGKQDEDK, encoded by the coding sequence TTGGTAATTGATGAATATGGCGAGCATCAGGGACTGGTGACGCTGAATAACGTGATGGAGATATTGGTCGGAGATGTCGCGATCGTCGAAGACGAAGCGCAACCCGAAATTGTGCAAAGAGAAGATGGATCATGGCTAGTTAGCGGCAATATTTCAATCGAACGTTTTAAGGTGGCTTTGAAACTCGATTACCACCTACCGGGTGAGGATATTCAGGCCTACCGGACGTTGGGTGGCTTTGCCATGATCTGCCTCGGACGCGTGCCACATGTCGAAGATCAATTCGTCAGTACCGGCCTTCGGTTCGAGGTCGTCGACATGGATCAGAATCGTGTGGACAAACTCATCGTCTCTAGGATCAGCGTGGAACCGATCCCTCTGGATGAAGTAAAGCTCGGTAAGCAAGACGAAGATAAGTAA
- a CDS encoding transglycosylase SLT domain-containing protein — MVLPGYVDESLTSEQKEMIKQRCDFWKVQLFVLESKFRYHAPLNPIDRQIIAKLQSSGRQLNSALNGAAERVRSQRGTRERFIHGLEISRRYDGPFRKIFRDASLPEDLAYLPHVESSFQPAAKSSAGAMGMWQFTKGAAKTFMPGGRVDLCLDPFLQPSVQPIT; from the coding sequence ATGGTATTGCCCGGCTATGTCGATGAAAGTCTGACCAGCGAGCAAAAGGAAATGATCAAGCAACGCTGTGATTTTTGGAAAGTCCAATTGTTCGTTTTAGAGAGTAAATTTCGCTACCACGCACCGTTAAATCCTATTGACAGGCAAATAATCGCTAAATTGCAAAGTAGCGGCAGACAACTTAACAGCGCATTGAACGGCGCTGCCGAGCGGGTGCGTTCCCAACGTGGTACCCGCGAACGTTTCATACATGGACTCGAGATCAGTCGCCGCTATGATGGGCCATTTAGAAAAATATTCCGTGATGCCAGCTTACCGGAAGATTTGGCCTACCTGCCACATGTCGAATCCTCGTTTCAACCGGCAGCCAAATCCTCCGCCGGTGCCATGGGCATGTGGCAATTTACCAAAGGCGCAGCGAAAACTTTCATGCCCGGCGGGAGAGTGGATCTATGCCTTGATCCTTTTCTTCAGCCATCGGTGCAGCCAATTACCTGA
- a CDS encoding glycine zipper family protein has translation MSRFIMVISITIILAVTGCVSMPSGPSVMVLPGSGMSFERFSTDNSVCQQFASFQVGGTTANQAQMSSGFTSAAVGTAVGAAAGAAIGAASGNAAAGAAIGSGTGLIGGSMVGVGKASSSYYEAQQRYDTAYIQCMYAKGHQVPVSGQFSGAIPKEVIVLPPPTLSGPSSSEDIPPPPSGSPPPAPHNSIVGVMH, from the coding sequence ATGTCACGTTTTATTATGGTAATTTCTATCACAATCATACTGGCAGTAACGGGTTGTGTCAGCATGCCCAGTGGCCCTAGCGTTATGGTACTGCCTGGCTCAGGAATGTCTTTTGAACGGTTTAGTACTGACAATTCTGTCTGTCAGCAATTCGCCTCTTTTCAGGTAGGCGGTACTACTGCCAATCAGGCGCAAATGAGTAGCGGCTTTACTAGCGCCGCAGTCGGGACAGCTGTCGGGGCGGCTGCTGGCGCTGCCATAGGTGCAGCTAGCGGCAATGCAGCCGCCGGCGCTGCTATAGGCAGTGGCACCGGCTTAATTGGCGGTAGTATGGTCGGAGTAGGGAAGGCCAGTAGCTCCTATTACGAGGCTCAACAGCGCTACGATACCGCTTATATACAGTGCATGTACGCCAAAGGCCATCAAGTTCCGGTATCTGGGCAGTTCTCAGGGGCAATACCAAAAGAAGTAATTGTTTTACCGCCACCTACTTTATCTGGTCCATCCTCATCCGAGGATATTCCACCCCCGCCATCCGGCTCACCACCACCAGCGCCACACAATAGTATTGTCGGAGTTATGCATTGA